Proteins from a genomic interval of Streptomyces sp. SID8374:
- a CDS encoding sporulation delaying protein family toxin gives MKRYGRIVSVIAATAVVGTAAFTTIGNANAAPTRVDTAAVTAGSATAQQTKLSAAEDGHQLFAGLFFGQGPVAAKLAAEGSLNGIEPGANDNPKAVRAVAELITKIERKSPGIFADFSDKARSGDPRLVDQAMTEVSRTLVDISSSTKPDPGNTGACAVLVVTVAVAAVVVAVATGGFFINAAAVINVVVDSEAPMENLSRDELVAGLTKVLRTV, from the coding sequence GTGAAGCGCTATGGGCGAATAGTGAGCGTGATCGCGGCTACGGCTGTGGTCGGCACTGCGGCGTTCACGACCATCGGCAACGCCAACGCGGCTCCCACGAGGGTGGACACGGCGGCTGTGACGGCCGGTTCGGCGACCGCGCAGCAGACGAAGCTCTCGGCCGCCGAGGACGGCCACCAGCTCTTCGCCGGGCTCTTCTTCGGCCAGGGGCCGGTCGCCGCGAAGCTCGCGGCCGAAGGCAGTCTCAACGGCATCGAGCCGGGGGCGAACGACAACCCCAAGGCCGTCCGTGCCGTGGCCGAGCTGATCACCAAGATCGAGCGGAAGTCCCCCGGCATCTTCGCGGACTTCTCGGACAAGGCGCGCAGCGGCGATCCCAGACTCGTGGACCAGGCCATGACCGAGGTCTCCCGGACACTGGTCGACATCTCCAGCTCGACCAAGCCGGACCCCGGCAACACGGGCGCCTGCGCGGTTCTGGTCGTGACCGTGGCGGTGGCGGCTGTGGTCGTCGCCGTGGCCACCGGAGGCTTCTTCATCAACGCCGCCGCTGTCATCAATGTCGTGGTCGACAGCGAGGCACCGATGGAGAACCTGTCGAGGGACGAACTCGTGGCCGGGCTGACCAAGGTACTGCGGACCGTCTGA
- a CDS encoding sporulation-delaying protein SdpB family protein, translating to MPVPWTNVYGLARMLLALGTLGTLAFSSTGTLFRPVATQGDYPICTGPMRASVFCLAPEDGLTATRWLCVLVLLVVATGWRPGWTALPHAWVSFSVFSGIAIADGGDQVTVVLSSLLALTALGDPRRWHWQQLPEGAAARRRPAVLVGATGLVLVRIQMSFLYFQACVAKLPHAEWADGTAMWYWGHSLAFGAPGPLRPLVHPVLASPWGVALLTWAPLMIEIGLAASLLLAQRWRWRLFAAGVLFHLSIAVMMGLWSFALAMIGGLVVLCFPLGSHLHVTVPEAVRGALRRGTAVPELTAGADSGAKPEAEYERTTPRHASSASPGPSAPVG from the coding sequence GTGCCCGTCCCCTGGACCAACGTGTACGGACTGGCCCGCATGCTCCTCGCGCTGGGCACGTTGGGCACCCTGGCCTTCAGCAGCACGGGAACCCTCTTCCGCCCGGTGGCGACCCAGGGCGACTACCCCATCTGCACCGGGCCGATGCGCGCATCCGTGTTCTGCCTGGCGCCCGAGGACGGCCTGACCGCGACCCGATGGCTGTGTGTCCTCGTCCTCCTCGTCGTGGCCACCGGATGGCGTCCCGGATGGACCGCGCTGCCGCATGCCTGGGTGTCCTTCAGCGTCTTCTCGGGAATCGCCATCGCCGACGGGGGCGATCAGGTCACCGTGGTCCTGTCATCGCTGCTCGCCCTCACCGCGCTCGGCGATCCCCGGCGCTGGCACTGGCAGCAGCTCCCGGAAGGAGCCGCGGCGCGCCGCCGCCCGGCGGTGCTCGTGGGGGCGACGGGCCTGGTGCTGGTGCGCATCCAGATGTCCTTCCTCTACTTCCAGGCATGTGTCGCCAAGCTGCCCCACGCGGAATGGGCCGACGGCACCGCGATGTGGTACTGGGGTCACAGCCTCGCCTTCGGCGCTCCCGGCCCGCTCCGGCCCCTGGTCCACCCGGTCCTCGCGTCCCCCTGGGGAGTTGCTCTGCTCACCTGGGCGCCTCTGATGATCGAGATCGGTCTCGCCGCGAGCCTGCTGCTCGCTCAGCGCTGGCGTTGGCGCCTGTTCGCCGCAGGCGTCCTCTTCCACCTCTCCATCGCCGTCATGATGGGGCTGTGGAGTTTCGCCCTGGCCATGATCGGCGGACTCGTGGTGCTCTGTTTCCCGCTCGGCTCGCATCTCCATGTCACGGTGCCCGAAGCCGTCCGAGGAGCGCTCCGGCGGGGTACCGCCGTACCGGAGCTGACGGCAGGTGCGGACAGCGGCGCAAAGCCGGAAGCGGAGTACGAGCGGACGACCCCGCGCCACGCCTCCTCAGCTTCCCCGGGCCCCTCGGCACCCGTCGGCTGA
- a CDS encoding amidase: MSSAEPTEQTGPALRSHPERTPPPAPIPGLAESARLLADSATTSTALVADALARIEASRPTLNAFRHLRAEAALAEAAEADRRLAAGERLPLLGVPVAVKDDTDVAGLPTHFGCDGERPPATTDSEAVRRLRAAGAVIVGKTNSCELGQWPFTEGPAFGATRNPWNTAHTPGGSSGGSAAAVAAGLVPAALGSDGAGSVRIPAAWTHLVGIKPQRGRVSVYPHHDAFQGLTVNGPLARTVADAALLLDAAAGAHPDDFHRPPAVRASDAARRDPGRLRIALAWRPPLTLTGAGPDPEVRRAVTALAETLARLGHHVEEARPRYGLIGLTFVPRATAGIAEFAARHPEPALLDPRTRSALRTGTRLGGRVVRAARAREVRQHRRIGALFDTYDVLLTPTTAAPPPRIGAYEHLNAWRTDLSMTAACPYAWPWNVLGWPGVNVPAGFTRSGLPVGAQLLGPSRSEERLIALAAQLEDDLRWYEHRPPTP, encoded by the coding sequence ATGTCCTCAGCGGAGCCCACCGAGCAGACCGGACCGGCCCTGCGGTCGCACCCCGAGCGCACCCCGCCCCCGGCGCCGATCCCCGGACTGGCGGAGAGCGCGCGCCTGCTCGCCGACTCCGCCACCACCTCCACCGCACTCGTCGCCGACGCCCTCGCCCGGATCGAGGCGAGCCGGCCCACCCTCAACGCCTTCCGCCATCTGCGGGCCGAGGCCGCCCTCGCGGAGGCCGCCGAGGCGGACCGCAGGCTGGCGGCGGGGGAACGGCTGCCGCTGCTCGGCGTGCCGGTCGCGGTCAAGGACGACACCGATGTGGCGGGGCTGCCCACCCACTTCGGCTGCGACGGCGAGCGGCCCCCGGCCACCACCGACAGCGAGGCGGTCCGCAGGCTGCGCGCCGCAGGGGCCGTCATCGTCGGCAAGACCAACTCCTGCGAGCTGGGCCAGTGGCCGTTCACCGAGGGCCCCGCCTTCGGCGCCACCCGCAACCCCTGGAACACCGCCCACACCCCCGGCGGCTCCTCCGGCGGATCGGCCGCCGCCGTCGCCGCGGGCCTGGTCCCCGCCGCCCTCGGCTCGGACGGCGCCGGGTCCGTCCGCATCCCCGCCGCCTGGACCCATCTCGTCGGCATCAAGCCCCAGCGCGGCCGGGTCTCCGTCTACCCGCACCACGACGCGTTCCAGGGCCTCACCGTCAACGGCCCCCTCGCCCGTACGGTGGCCGACGCGGCGCTCCTGCTGGACGCGGCCGCCGGTGCGCACCCCGACGACTTCCACCGCCCGCCCGCCGTCCGTGCCTCCGACGCCGCCCGCCGGGACCCGGGCCGCCTCCGCATCGCCCTCGCCTGGCGGCCCCCGCTCACCCTCACCGGCGCCGGACCCGACCCCGAGGTGCGCCGGGCCGTCACCGCGCTCGCCGAGACCCTGGCCCGGCTCGGCCACCACGTCGAGGAGGCCCGCCCCCGCTACGGGCTGATCGGCCTCACCTTCGTGCCCCGCGCCACCGCAGGCATCGCCGAATTCGCCGCCCGCCACCCGGAACCGGCCCTCCTGGACCCCCGCACCCGCAGCGCCCTGCGGACCGGGACGCGGCTCGGCGGCCGGGTGGTGCGGGCGGCCCGCGCCCGCGAGGTACGCCAGCACCGCCGCATCGGCGCCCTCTTCGATACGTACGACGTGCTCCTCACCCCGACGACCGCCGCGCCCCCACCCCGTATCGGCGCCTACGAGCACCTCAACGCCTGGCGCACCGACCTCTCGATGACGGCCGCCTGCCCCTACGCCTGGCCGTGGAACGTCCTCGGCTGGCCCGGCGTCAACGTCCCGGCCGGCTTCACCCGCTCCGGCCTCCCCGTCGGCGCCCAACTGCTGGGCCCCTCCCGGAGCGAGGAGCGCCTGATCGCCCTGGCCGCCCAGCTGGAGGACGACCTGCGCTGGTACGAGCACCGGCCGCCAACCCCGTAA
- a CDS encoding NADP-dependent isocitrate dehydrogenase — translation MTDSTIIYTHTDEAPALATYSLLPVIEAYASTAGVTVERRDISLAGRIIAGFPEHLKAEQRIDDALAELGELARTPGANIIKLPNISASIPQLKAAIAELQEQGYALPDYPDDPQTDEAKDIRARYDKVKGSAVNPVLREGNSDRRAPASVKNYAKAHPHRMGAWSADSKTNVATMGVDDFRSTEKSAVIAEDGSLRIELHGDDGTTTVLRESVPVLKGEVVDAAVMRVAALREFFTAQVARAKAEGVLFSVHLKATMMKVSDPIIFGHAVRAFFPNTFAKYGDQLTAAGLTPNDGLGGILKGLDSLPGVGAEIQASFEAELAEGPALAMVDSDKGITNLHVPSDVIVDASMPAMIRTSGHMWGPDGNEADTIAVLPDSSYAGVYQVVIDDCRANGAFDPATMGSVPNVGLMAQKAEEYGSHDKTFEIPATGTVRVVDTNGNVVLEQAVGAGDIFRMCQTKDAPIQDWVKLAVTRARATGNPAVFWLDEGRAHDANLIAKVTTYLADHDTDGLDISIKTPEEATAYSLERIRRGEDTISVTGNVLRDYLTDLFPILELGTSAKMLSVVPLMNGGGLFETGAGGSAPKHVQQLVKENYLRWDSLGEFLALAVSFEHLATTTDNARAQVLADTLDRATGTFLNEDKSPSRRLGGIDNRGSHFYLALYWAQELAQQTDDAKLAEAFAPLAKTLAEQEETIVAELIAVQGSPAEIGGYYQPDPAKAEAIMRPSATFNKAIASLA, via the coding sequence GTGACTGACTCGACCATCATCTATACGCACACCGACGAGGCCCCTGCCCTGGCGACCTATTCCCTCCTGCCCGTGATCGAGGCCTACGCCTCGACCGCAGGCGTCACGGTGGAGCGCCGTGACATCTCGCTCGCGGGACGGATCATCGCCGGCTTCCCGGAGCACCTCAAGGCCGAGCAGCGTATCGATGACGCACTCGCCGAGCTCGGCGAGCTGGCCAGGACGCCCGGCGCGAACATCATCAAGCTGCCGAACATCTCGGCGTCGATCCCGCAGCTCAAGGCCGCGATCGCCGAGCTCCAGGAGCAGGGCTACGCGCTTCCGGACTACCCGGACGACCCGCAGACCGATGAGGCCAAGGACATCCGCGCCCGGTACGACAAGGTCAAGGGCAGCGCCGTGAACCCGGTGCTGCGCGAGGGCAACTCCGACCGCCGCGCCCCCGCGTCCGTCAAGAACTACGCCAAGGCCCACCCGCACCGCATGGGTGCCTGGAGCGCCGACTCGAAGACGAACGTCGCCACCATGGGCGTCGACGACTTCCGCTCCACCGAGAAGTCCGCGGTCATCGCCGAGGACGGCTCCCTCCGGATCGAGCTGCACGGCGACGACGGCACCACCACCGTGCTGCGCGAGTCCGTACCCGTACTCAAGGGCGAGGTCGTCGACGCGGCCGTCATGCGCGTCGCCGCGCTGCGCGAGTTCTTCACCGCGCAGGTCGCCCGCGCCAAGGCCGAGGGCGTGCTCTTCTCCGTGCACCTCAAGGCCACCATGATGAAGGTCTCCGACCCGATCATCTTCGGCCACGCGGTCCGCGCCTTCTTCCCGAACACCTTCGCCAAGTACGGCGACCAGCTCACCGCCGCCGGCCTCACCCCGAACGACGGTCTGGGCGGCATCCTCAAGGGCCTCGACTCGCTGCCGGGCGTCGGCGCCGAGATCCAGGCGTCCTTCGAGGCCGAGCTCGCCGAGGGCCCCGCCCTCGCGATGGTCGACTCCGACAAGGGCATCACCAACCTGCACGTCCCCAGCGACGTCATCGTCGACGCCTCCATGCCCGCCATGATCCGCACCTCGGGCCACATGTGGGGCCCGGACGGCAACGAGGCCGACACCATCGCCGTCCTCCCGGACAGCAGCTACGCCGGTGTCTACCAGGTCGTCATCGACGACTGCCGCGCCAACGGCGCCTTCGACCCGGCCACCATGGGCTCGGTGCCCAACGTCGGTCTGATGGCCCAGAAGGCCGAGGAGTACGGCAGCCACGACAAGACCTTCGAGATCCCCGCCACCGGCACCGTCCGCGTCGTCGACACGAACGGCAACGTCGTGCTGGAGCAGGCCGTCGGCGCCGGTGACATCTTCCGGATGTGCCAGACCAAGGACGCGCCGATCCAGGACTGGGTCAAGCTCGCCGTCACCCGTGCCCGCGCGACCGGCAACCCGGCCGTGTTCTGGCTGGACGAGGGCCGCGCCCACGACGCCAACCTGATCGCCAAGGTCACCACGTACCTCGCCGACCACGACACCGACGGCCTGGACATCTCCATCAAGACCCCGGAGGAGGCCACCGCCTACTCCCTGGAGCGCATCCGCCGCGGCGAGGACACCATCTCCGTCACCGGCAACGTGCTCCGTGACTACCTCACCGACCTCTTCCCGATCCTGGAGCTCGGCACCAGCGCGAAGATGCTCTCCGTCGTCCCGCTGATGAACGGCGGCGGCCTCTTCGAGACCGGCGCCGGCGGCTCGGCCCCCAAGCACGTCCAGCAGCTCGTCAAGGAGAACTACCTCCGCTGGGACAGCCTGGGCGAGTTCCTGGCCCTCGCGGTCAGCTTCGAGCACCTGGCCACCACCACGGACAACGCGCGGGCCCAGGTCCTCGCCGACACCCTGGACCGGGCGACCGGCACGTTCCTCAACGAGGACAAGTCCCCGAGCCGCCGCCTCGGCGGCATCGACAACCGCGGCAGCCACTTCTACCTGGCCCTGTACTGGGCCCAGGAGCTGGCGCAGCAGACCGACGACGCCAAGCTCGCCGAGGCGTTCGCCCCGCTCGCCAAGACCCTGGCCGAGCAGGAGGAGACCATCGTCGCCGAGCTGATCGCGGTGCAGGGCTCCCCGGCCGAGATCGGCGGCTACTACCAGCCCGACCCGGCCAAGGCCGAGGCGATCATGCGCCCGTCCGCCACGTTCAACAAGGCGATCGCGTCCCTCGCCTGA
- a CDS encoding SdpA family antimicrobial peptide system protein has translation MWWKDSPPGRGRITVAAQQTVGVPRAWITGAAVACVVVALYVAQTQLPKNVLSLPGQKSVKPVAVAVAPQGWAFFTKSARSPEFEPFRPDGSTWASASLGPHSEHGFDRISRSQGIETALLLHEAGKVTRTACELSPVQECLKKARVSTAVTNRTPAPTLCGRIAVIEQKPTPWAWRDLLPATHTPQNVILLDVSC, from the coding sequence ATGTGGTGGAAGGATTCCCCGCCCGGGCGGGGCCGTATCACCGTGGCGGCCCAGCAGACGGTCGGGGTACCCCGGGCGTGGATCACGGGGGCCGCCGTCGCGTGCGTCGTGGTGGCCCTGTACGTGGCTCAGACGCAGCTGCCCAAGAACGTCCTGTCCCTGCCCGGCCAGAAGTCGGTCAAGCCCGTCGCGGTCGCCGTCGCACCGCAGGGCTGGGCCTTCTTCACGAAGTCGGCGCGCAGTCCGGAATTCGAGCCGTTCCGGCCGGACGGCTCCACCTGGGCGAGTGCCTCGCTCGGCCCCCACTCCGAGCACGGGTTCGACCGGATCTCGCGTTCCCAGGGAATCGAGACCGCGCTGCTCCTCCACGAGGCGGGCAAGGTGACCCGTACCGCGTGCGAACTGAGTCCGGTCCAGGAGTGCTTGAAGAAGGCGCGGGTGTCCACCGCGGTGACGAACAGGACACCGGCTCCGACCCTGTGCGGGCGGATAGCGGTGATCGAGCAGAAGCCCACCCCCTGGGCCTGGCGCGATCTCCTGCCCGCCACCCACACCCCGCAGAACGTCATCCTGCTGGACGTCTCATGCTGA
- a CDS encoding molybdopterin-dependent oxidoreductase: MTTVRITRTALTRGTLAALSGLLAGFAALTVAELVSAAVRPEASPVTAVGGAAIDRTPAGVKDFAIRNFGENDKLVLQLGIVLTLALFALAVGVLALRFRRTGSAAVLAFGVVGAASAVSRPDSTGIADGLPSLVGAVAGAVLLYVLIGRLTRPRRIAGEEQEADGEGGWDRRGFLIAATAAAAASTVAGAVGRTLNGRSARDAVASREAVKLPAPASPAEPIPAGAQLRVPGLPPFTTPNNKFYRVDTALVVPKVDADSWRLRIHGKGVRRDLEFTYQDLLDRPLIEREITLCCVSNEVGGPYIGHARWIGVRLADLLKEAGVKPPSRGGKADQIIARSVDGMTLGTPVEDVMDGRDAMLAVGMNGEPLPFVHGFPVRMLVPGLYGYVSACKWIEDIELTTFDDYDAYWVKRKWSRKAPIKTQSRIDTPKPFGRPEAGTVMVAGVAWAQHRGIEKVEIRVDDGPWRPAQLAEQDTVDTWRQWSYPWKATAGGHTLTVRATDGKGMVQTEKRTKTVPDGASGWHSVVVTVD, translated from the coding sequence ATGACGACCGTGAGGATCACCCGGACAGCCCTGACCCGCGGAACGCTCGCAGCCCTGAGCGGACTGCTGGCCGGATTCGCCGCACTGACCGTCGCCGAACTCGTCTCGGCCGCCGTCAGGCCCGAGGCGAGTCCCGTGACGGCGGTCGGCGGAGCGGCCATCGACCGGACGCCCGCCGGGGTGAAGGACTTCGCCATCCGGAACTTCGGCGAGAACGACAAGCTCGTCCTGCAACTCGGCATCGTCCTCACGCTCGCCCTCTTCGCCCTCGCCGTCGGCGTACTGGCGCTGCGCTTCCGGCGTACCGGCTCCGCCGCCGTCCTCGCCTTCGGTGTGGTCGGCGCCGCCTCGGCCGTCAGCCGCCCGGACTCCACCGGCATCGCCGACGGGCTTCCGTCGCTGGTCGGAGCGGTCGCCGGGGCGGTCCTCCTGTACGTCCTCATCGGCAGGCTCACCCGGCCGCGCCGGATCGCCGGGGAGGAGCAGGAGGCGGACGGCGAGGGCGGCTGGGACCGGCGGGGCTTCCTGATCGCCGCCACCGCAGCGGCCGCCGCCTCCACCGTGGCCGGAGCGGTCGGCCGGACACTCAACGGCCGCAGCGCCCGGGACGCCGTCGCCTCCCGTGAGGCCGTCAAGCTGCCCGCCCCCGCCTCGCCCGCCGAGCCGATCCCGGCCGGGGCACAGCTGCGGGTGCCCGGCCTCCCCCCGTTCACCACCCCCAACAACAAGTTTTACCGGGTGGACACCGCCTTGGTGGTCCCGAAGGTCGATGCCGACTCCTGGCGGCTGCGCATCCACGGCAAGGGCGTCCGCCGGGACCTGGAGTTCACCTACCAGGACCTGCTGGACCGCCCGCTGATCGAACGCGAGATCACCCTCTGCTGCGTCTCCAACGAGGTCGGCGGCCCCTACATCGGCCACGCCCGGTGGATCGGCGTACGCCTGGCCGACCTGCTCAAGGAGGCGGGCGTCAAACCGCCGTCGCGGGGCGGGAAGGCGGACCAGATCATCGCCCGCTCGGTCGACGGCATGACGCTCGGCACCCCCGTCGAGGACGTCATGGACGGCCGGGACGCGATGCTCGCCGTCGGCATGAACGGCGAACCGCTCCCCTTCGTCCACGGGTTCCCCGTGCGCATGCTCGTGCCCGGCCTGTACGGGTACGTCTCGGCCTGCAAGTGGATCGAGGACATCGAACTCACCACGTTCGACGACTACGACGCCTACTGGGTGAAGCGCAAGTGGTCCCGCAAGGCCCCCATCAAGACCCAGTCCCGGATCGACACCCCCAAGCCCTTCGGGCGCCCCGAGGCCGGCACGGTCATGGTCGCCGGGGTGGCCTGGGCCCAGCACCGGGGGATCGAGAAGGTCGAGATCCGCGTCGACGACGGCCCGTGGCGCCCCGCCCAGCTGGCCGAACAGGACACCGTCGACACCTGGCGCCAGTGGTCCTACCCCTGGAAGGCCACCGCCGGCGGCCACACCCTCACCGTCCGCGCCACCGACGGCAAGGGAATGGTCCAGACCGAGAAGCGCACCAAGACCGTCCCGGACGGCGCCAGTGGCTGGCACTCGGTCGTGGTCACCGTCGACTGA
- a CDS encoding fasciclin domain-containing protein, whose amino-acid sequence MNALRHRRAAVAVVAAVMLPLTLTACSDSGSDKASDSSSAAGSTPEESKPAAGDDAMADKPFGPACATVPQDGAGSFDGMAKDPVATAASNNPELSTLVTAVQKAGLVDTLNNAENITVFAPTNDAFAKIPKADLDAVLNDKAMLTKILTYHVVGEKLTPQQLENGTFDTLQKSTLTTSGSGESYKVDDSANVVCGNVPTANATVYIIDTVLMPK is encoded by the coding sequence ATGAACGCCCTTCGCCACCGCCGTGCAGCCGTCGCCGTCGTCGCCGCTGTGATGCTGCCCCTGACGCTGACCGCCTGTTCGGACTCCGGCTCGGACAAGGCCTCCGACAGCTCCTCCGCCGCGGGCTCCACCCCCGAGGAGTCGAAGCCGGCCGCCGGTGACGACGCCATGGCGGACAAGCCGTTCGGCCCGGCCTGCGCCACCGTTCCGCAGGACGGCGCGGGCAGCTTCGACGGGATGGCCAAGGACCCGGTCGCCACCGCCGCGTCCAACAACCCGGAGCTCTCCACGCTGGTCACCGCCGTGCAGAAGGCCGGCCTCGTCGACACCCTCAACAACGCCGAGAACATCACGGTGTTCGCGCCGACCAACGACGCCTTCGCCAAGATCCCGAAGGCCGACCTGGACGCCGTCCTCAACGACAAGGCCATGCTCACCAAGATCCTCACCTACCACGTCGTGGGCGAGAAGCTCACCCCGCAGCAGCTGGAGAACGGCACCTTCGACACCCTCCAGAAGAGCACGCTGACCACGTCCGGCTCCGGTGAGTCGTACAAGGTCGACGACAGCGCCAACGTGGTCTGCGGCAACGTTCCGACCGCCAACGCCACGGTCTACATCATCGACACGGTGCTGATGCCCAAGTAG